A region from the Salidesulfovibrio onnuriiensis genome encodes:
- a CDS encoding FtsX-like permease family protein yields the protein MPSRPALRLAAVLAALLTLLAASAAFAGEDFLRRMAAMGDRSPGTPGAQAAADAVAEEFRRLVPANTSAGETGRIIGRQSFRVPVVRSYGADLVLPEQGRIHIKQLRTNVLSPGAIEPPGLGGRLLYVGQGHLKDFNGLDPEGAVVLMDMDSGKNWNNAAVLGARALIFVGTGGGPTPSAFFVNKVELTPVDFPMFWISKSQAAELFGENVNESKPMDLGDVLLTSSAQWEQATEENVYCFMEGTDPALADQLLIVEAFYGSSTFVAGDSPGADESCSIATLMDVAETLGRKRPKRPVLLLASGAHAQAQAGMREFTWALVTKKKELARLKQHYTERTINAARALELLFRKEPLDLSGISPADLALLRNAYKTVVRNAEDDITSQLMRLRLLGRHNQAMQRTGKGHMRGKKTQNQDVVDLQQAIKKLAAERLVLKRLTWVQASQADVPLGEKERDVLARYTRQALEWQDRVLNDANARLGAVNSALELRKVMGGRSIAAHMSLFLSSHGKGVGGFDKGWLYDLKPDVNRTRFFSPIHDIFEARAKTLPKELKPLYHGTLRPSRLRTWESYLPDGPELGGEPMAIAGFPGFTLATVHDVRPAWGTPYDIPSRVNFSYFKRQSRLVQSLARELAARPIAEAGKRGKDRYTTLEGRANLLRKGELFPDKPGTDTVFLAFQWGTRMYGMVDTEGRFRIPGLADKKISYHKAVLEGMRFDERTGLAVWAVDKPKTGKDAYRVKLSRSVMETDMILFSCTQTTLFDMFDPRTFKYLYRPTLIDARTEAPPVSYWYSRLDTRSSTLGTLFLEPDVPIKLTLSDTVLDKKELLLNSTPENPLGSGYLARSWPTIPMTEFRAANDMWNLLTPRVKNLEQKGIVNERVQALAALGLEELQQARQYRAEKRWDRFMESARSSLAKASKVYNDVDKTQKDVLIGVLFYVALFVPFAYCMERLLFGFADIRKRIGAFLGLLAAIIAVVYMVHPAFELTYSPMVVILAFFILALSLLVSLIIFFRFEREMVELQRRSKHLKLSDISPAAAFTAAFVLGVSNLKRRPVRTFLTLATLVILTFTIMNFTTVKSVREKGWATFSPKAGYDGLLMKYFNWQDLPVEALSVVSEAYADKGVVAPRVWYDTGLTGDKSRAPLIPVSFKGKVAQLRGTVGLSHTEPRVSGLDRILVKGRWFRPGERHVVLLPERITTAIGADIGDEMTVWGVPYTLVGIFGDTGLRDNPDLDGEPITPIVYPNEAAVQLSSTEAEAIEEGEDVLDYQSRYQHIPGYETAILPAELLLSLGNTGKLKGLAVKQTGEKDLGTALGDRFGLMLFRGGRDGTSLFFTSDAVNYSGVANILIPLAISILIVLNTMIGSVYERRPEIAVYTSVGLAPPHVAFLFIAEALAFAVIAVVIGYLLAQLSAVALAGTALWAGMTANYSSTAGVAAMILVILVVLVSVLYPARVASRIAIPDVNRSWTMPKAEGDTLTVMLPFLINLAEQASAGGFLRAYYDTHHDVSHGAFSTADMACSYLDNEARKELGERTVQCLTPEQLTGEDYCFRMNLRVWLAPFDFGVRQKVDLTFCPSDLYRGYRQIRVQLTREAGEHKAWENLNRNFLNDLRKQLLAWRSLDEVAVQGYATDLTEHFAERMKRIEEAG from the coding sequence ATGCCGAGCCGCCCCGCCCTGCGCCTCGCCGCGGTCCTGGCCGCGCTGCTGACCCTGCTGGCGGCGTCCGCCGCATTCGCGGGGGAGGACTTCCTGCGCCGCATGGCCGCCATGGGCGACCGCAGTCCGGGCACGCCCGGGGCGCAGGCCGCGGCGGACGCCGTGGCCGAGGAGTTCCGCAGGCTCGTCCCGGCCAACACGAGCGCGGGCGAAACCGGCCGGATCATCGGCCGCCAGTCCTTCCGGGTGCCCGTGGTCCGTTCCTACGGCGCGGACCTGGTGCTGCCCGAGCAGGGACGAATCCACATCAAGCAGCTGCGCACCAACGTGCTTTCGCCCGGGGCCATCGAGCCGCCGGGCCTCGGCGGCAGGCTGCTCTATGTGGGCCAGGGGCATCTCAAAGACTTCAACGGCCTTGATCCCGAAGGGGCCGTGGTCCTCATGGACATGGACTCGGGCAAGAACTGGAACAACGCGGCCGTGCTCGGCGCGCGCGCCCTGATCTTCGTGGGCACGGGCGGCGGCCCCACGCCCTCGGCGTTTTTCGTGAACAAGGTGGAGCTGACCCCGGTGGACTTCCCCATGTTCTGGATCTCCAAGTCCCAGGCTGCGGAGCTTTTCGGCGAAAACGTCAACGAATCAAAGCCCATGGACCTGGGCGACGTGCTGCTGACCTCCAGCGCCCAGTGGGAGCAGGCCACCGAGGAAAACGTCTACTGCTTCATGGAGGGCACGGACCCGGCCCTGGCCGACCAGCTGCTCATCGTGGAGGCCTTCTATGGATCGTCCACCTTCGTGGCCGGGGATTCTCCGGGCGCGGACGAATCCTGCTCCATCGCCACGCTCATGGACGTGGCCGAAACGCTGGGCAGGAAACGCCCCAAACGGCCGGTGCTGCTGCTGGCCAGCGGGGCGCATGCCCAGGCCCAGGCGGGCATGCGCGAATTCACCTGGGCCCTGGTGACCAAGAAAAAGGAACTGGCCCGGCTGAAGCAACACTACACCGAGCGTACCATCAACGCGGCCCGCGCCCTGGAGCTGCTCTTCCGCAAGGAGCCCCTGGACCTGTCCGGAATTTCCCCCGCCGACCTCGCCCTGCTGCGCAACGCCTACAAGACCGTGGTGCGCAATGCCGAGGACGACATCACCAGCCAGCTCATGCGCCTACGCCTGCTGGGCCGCCACAACCAGGCCATGCAACGCACGGGCAAGGGGCACATGCGCGGCAAAAAGACACAGAACCAGGACGTGGTGGACCTGCAGCAGGCCATCAAAAAACTGGCCGCCGAGCGGCTGGTCCTCAAGCGCCTCACCTGGGTGCAGGCCTCCCAGGCCGATGTCCCCCTGGGGGAAAAGGAAAGGGACGTGCTGGCCCGCTACACCCGCCAGGCCCTGGAATGGCAGGACCGGGTGCTGAACGACGCCAACGCCCGGCTGGGCGCGGTGAACTCCGCCCTGGAACTGCGCAAGGTCATGGGCGGGCGCTCCATTGCCGCGCACATGTCCCTGTTCCTTTCCAGCCACGGCAAGGGGGTGGGCGGATTCGACAAGGGCTGGCTCTACGACCTCAAGCCGGACGTGAACCGCACCCGGTTCTTCAGCCCCATCCACGACATTTTCGAGGCCAGGGCCAAGACCCTGCCCAAGGAATTGAAGCCCCTGTACCACGGCACCCTGCGTCCGAGCAGGCTGCGAACCTGGGAAAGCTACCTGCCCGACGGCCCGGAACTGGGCGGGGAGCCCATGGCCATTGCCGGATTCCCGGGATTCACCCTGGCCACGGTGCATGACGTGCGCCCGGCCTGGGGCACCCCCTACGATATCCCGTCCCGCGTGAACTTCAGCTACTTCAAGCGTCAGTCCCGGCTGGTGCAGTCCCTGGCGCGGGAACTGGCCGCCAGGCCCATCGCCGAAGCCGGAAAACGGGGCAAGGACCGTTATACCACCCTTGAAGGCAGGGCCAACCTGCTGCGCAAGGGCGAGCTGTTCCCGGACAAGCCGGGCACGGACACGGTCTTTCTCGCTTTCCAGTGGGGCACGCGCATGTACGGCATGGTGGACACCGAGGGCCGGTTCCGCATCCCGGGCCTGGCCGACAAGAAGATCAGCTACCACAAGGCCGTGCTCGAAGGCATGCGCTTCGACGAGCGCACCGGACTGGCCGTCTGGGCCGTGGACAAGCCCAAGACCGGCAAGGACGCCTACCGGGTCAAGCTGAGCCGCAGCGTCATGGAGACGGACATGATCCTGTTCTCCTGCACGCAGACCACGCTCTTCGACATGTTCGACCCGCGAACCTTCAAGTATCTCTACCGGCCCACGCTCATCGACGCGCGCACCGAGGCCCCTCCCGTGAGCTACTGGTACAGCCGCCTGGACACCCGGTCCTCCACCCTGGGGACCCTGTTCCTGGAACCGGACGTGCCCATCAAGCTGACCCTTTCGGACACGGTGCTGGACAAGAAGGAACTGCTGCTGAATTCCACGCCCGAGAACCCGCTGGGCTCGGGCTATCTGGCCCGGAGCTGGCCCACCATCCCCATGACCGAATTCCGCGCGGCCAACGACATGTGGAACCTGCTCACCCCGCGCGTGAAAAACCTGGAGCAGAAGGGCATCGTCAACGAACGGGTCCAGGCGCTGGCCGCCCTCGGCCTCGAGGAACTCCAGCAGGCCCGGCAGTACCGGGCGGAAAAACGCTGGGACAGGTTCATGGAGTCGGCCCGCTCCTCCCTGGCCAAGGCCTCCAAGGTCTACAACGACGTGGACAAGACCCAGAAGGACGTGCTCATCGGGGTGCTCTTCTACGTGGCCCTGTTCGTGCCCTTTGCCTACTGCATGGAACGGCTGCTCTTCGGTTTCGCGGACATCCGCAAGCGCATCGGGGCCTTCCTGGGGCTGCTGGCCGCCATCATTGCGGTGGTCTACATGGTTCATCCGGCCTTTGAACTGACCTACAGCCCCATGGTGGTCATCCTGGCCTTCTTCATCCTGGCCCTGTCCCTGCTGGTGAGCCTGATCATCTTCTTCCGCTTCGAGCGGGAAATGGTGGAGCTGCAGCGACGCTCCAAGCATCTGAAGCTCTCGGACATCAGCCCGGCAGCGGCCTTCACCGCCGCCTTCGTGCTCGGGGTCAGCAACCTCAAGCGCAGGCCCGTGCGCACCTTCCTGACCCTGGCCACCCTGGTGATCCTGACCTTCACCATCATGAACTTCACCACCGTGAAATCCGTGCGCGAAAAGGGATGGGCCACCTTCAGCCCCAAGGCGGGCTATGACGGGCTGCTCATGAAATATTTCAACTGGCAGGACCTGCCCGTGGAGGCCCTGTCCGTGGTCTCCGAGGCCTATGCGGACAAGGGCGTCGTGGCCCCGCGCGTCTGGTACGACACCGGGCTCACCGGCGACAAGTCCCGCGCCCCGCTCATCCCGGTTTCCTTCAAGGGCAAGGTGGCGCAGCTTCGGGGGACCGTGGGCCTCTCCCACACCGAGCCCCGGGTTTCCGGCCTGGACCGCATCCTGGTCAAAGGCCGCTGGTTCCGGCCGGGCGAACGGCACGTGGTGCTGCTCCCGGAACGAATCACCACGGCCATCGGCGCGGATATCGGCGACGAAATGACGGTCTGGGGAGTGCCCTACACCCTGGTGGGCATCTTCGGCGACACGGGCCTGCGGGACAACCCGGACCTGGACGGGGAACCCATCACCCCCATCGTCTATCCCAACGAGGCGGCCGTGCAGCTCTCCAGCACCGAGGCCGAAGCCATCGAGGAGGGCGAGGACGTGCTCGACTACCAGAGCCGCTACCAGCATATTCCCGGCTATGAAACGGCCATCCTGCCCGCCGAGCTGCTGCTTTCCCTGGGCAACACGGGCAAGCTCAAGGGGCTGGCCGTCAAGCAGACCGGGGAAAAGGACCTGGGCACGGCCCTGGGCGACCGCTTCGGGCTCATGCTCTTCCGGGGCGGCAGGGACGGCACCTCGCTGTTCTTCACCTCGGACGCGGTCAACTATTCGGGCGTGGCCAACATCCTCATTCCCCTGGCCATCTCCATCCTCATCGTGCTCAACACCATGATCGGCTCGGTCTACGAGCGCCGCCCCGAGATCGCGGTCTACACCTCGGTGGGCCTGGCCCCGCCCCACGTGGCCTTCCTGTTCATTGCCGAGGCGCTGGCCTTTGCGGTCATCGCCGTGGTCATCGGCTATCTCCTGGCCCAGCTTTCCGCGGTGGCCCTCGCGGGCACGGCCCTGTGGGCGGGCATGACCGCCAACTACTCCTCCACCGCCGGGGTCGCGGCCATGATCCTGGTCATCCTGGTGGTGCTGGTGTCGGTGCTCTACCCGGCCCGGGTGGCCTCGCGCATCGCCATCCCGGACGTGAACAGGTCCTGGACCATGCCCAAGGCCGAAGGCGACACCCTCACGGTGATGCTGCCCTTCCTCATCAACCTGGCGGAACAGGCCAGCGCGGGCGGCTTCCTGCGCGCCTACTACGACACGCACCACGACGTTTCCCACGGGGCGTTCTCCACCGCGGACATGGCCTGCTCCTATCTGGACAACGAGGCCCGGAAGGAGCTGGGGGAAAGGACCGTCCAGTGCCTGACCCCGGAGCAGCTCACGGGCGAGGACTACTGCTTCCGCATGAACCTGCGCGTCTGGCTGGCCCCCTTCGACTTCGGGGTGCGCCAAAAGGTGGACCTGACCTTCTGCCCGTCCGACCTGTACCGGGGCTACCGTCAGATCCGGGTGCAGCTCACCCGCGAGGCCGGAGAGCACAAGGCCTGGGAAAACCTGAACCGCAATTTCCTCAACGACCTGCGCAAGCAGCTTCTGGCCTGGCGCTCCCTGGACGAGGTGGCCGTGCAGGGCTACGCAACCGACCTGACAGAACATTTTGCCGAGCGCATGAAGCGGATCGAGGAGGCTGGCTGA